The Denitrificimonas caeni genome has a segment encoding these proteins:
- a CDS encoding type II toxin-antitoxin system Phd/YefM family antitoxin: MNMVQLTPLLADLSASVTELKKDPMGIIRSGLGETVVILNRNEPAFYAVPPAQYELMMQLIDDAHLAQLVKQRQDDPVEMVDIDDLIQQASSISS; the protein is encoded by the coding sequence ATGAACATGGTGCAACTCACACCTTTATTGGCTGATTTATCAGCATCAGTGACTGAGCTAAAAAAAGACCCCATGGGAATTATTCGCAGTGGGTTGGGGGAGACTGTGGTTATTCTTAACCGCAATGAGCCTGCTTTTTATGCTGTACCCCCAGCACAGTACGAGCTAATGATGCAGTTGATTGATGATGCGCACTTGGCGCAGCTTGTTAAGCAGCGGCAGGACGATCCAGTGGAGATGGTTGATATTGACGACCTTATCCAGCAAGCCAGCAGTATCAGTAGCTAA
- a CDS encoding type II toxin-antitoxin system RelE family toxin: MYQLGFGRQARKEWDKLSKPIQLQFALKLKERLKNPHVKKDALSGMPHCYKIKLRSIGFRLVYQVLDQTLVITVVAVGKRERNEVYRKARERL; the protein is encoded by the coding sequence ATGTACCAGTTAGGTTTTGGCCGTCAGGCGCGTAAAGAGTGGGATAAGCTGAGCAAACCTATTCAGCTGCAGTTTGCTCTAAAGCTGAAAGAGCGACTGAAAAATCCACATGTTAAAAAAGATGCGCTAAGTGGTATGCCGCATTGCTACAAGATTAAGTTACGCAGCATAGGTTTTCGTTTGGTCTATCAGGTTTTGGATCAGACGCTGGTTATCACAGTGGTGGCGGTAGGTAAGCGTGAGCGCAACGAGGTTTATCGTAAAGCGCGGGAGCGTCTGTAA